The following proteins are encoded in a genomic region of Neomicrococcus aestuarii:
- a CDS encoding IS30 family transposase, with translation MGRPSAWVRQFTGRSAMKSPGAPSHRQEVEREFWKHIATGITSEKAAEATGVSQAVGARWFRNRGGMPLFMSSKVSSRYLSFQEREEIALLRAQEIGVREIARRLGRSPSTISRELRRNAATRGGKLDYRASVAQWKSEVFAQRPKTAKLVSNPRLRDYVQDRLAGKVTAADGQVIDGPDEAVWKGRNKPHRGDRRWVKGWSPEQISHRLKVDFPEDESMRISHEAIYQALYIQGRGALKRELVTCLRTGRALRVPRARAQAKSWAHVDEKVIISQRPAEVEDRAVPGHWEGDLIIGLNRSAVGTLVERTTRFTMLVHLPREQGYGTLPRKKNGPPLAGYGAVSMKNALSKTVAELPEHLRKSLTWDRGKELSAHSQFTVESGVPVYFADPRSPWQRGTNENTNGLLRQYFPKGTDLSRWGAEEVAAIAHTLNTRPRKTLGWRTPAEAFEDYLESVQQPSVATTD, from the coding sequence ATGGGAAGACCATCAGCATGGGTGCGGCAGTTCACAGGCCGTTCAGCGATGAAGTCGCCGGGGGCTCCGTCTCATCGTCAGGAGGTCGAACGAGAGTTCTGGAAGCACATCGCCACCGGGATCACCTCTGAGAAGGCAGCAGAGGCCACTGGTGTGTCTCAAGCCGTTGGTGCTCGATGGTTCCGCAATCGTGGTGGTATGCCGCTGTTTATGTCCTCGAAGGTCTCTTCCCGGTACCTTTCCTTCCAAGAGCGTGAGGAGATCGCTCTGCTGCGAGCCCAAGAAATCGGTGTTCGCGAAATAGCTCGTCGTCTAGGACGGAGTCCTTCTACGATTTCACGAGAGTTACGGCGTAACGCGGCCACCCGAGGCGGGAAGTTGGACTATCGAGCCTCAGTTGCTCAATGGAAGTCGGAGGTCTTCGCTCAGCGGCCCAAGACTGCAAAGCTGGTGAGTAATCCCAGGTTGCGGGACTACGTTCAGGACCGACTGGCGGGAAAAGTCACCGCTGCTGACGGACAGGTGATTGATGGGCCTGATGAGGCTGTGTGGAAGGGCAGAAATAAGCCTCATCGCGGGGATCGCCGATGGGTGAAAGGCTGGAGTCCTGAGCAGATCTCCCATCGGCTGAAGGTTGACTTCCCTGAGGATGAGTCCATGCGGATCTCGCACGAAGCTATCTACCAGGCTCTCTACATTCAGGGCCGTGGTGCTCTGAAGCGTGAATTGGTGACCTGCTTGCGCACCGGCCGCGCCCTTCGGGTCCCGCGTGCCCGAGCGCAGGCGAAATCATGGGCCCATGTCGATGAGAAGGTCATTATCAGCCAACGGCCCGCCGAGGTCGAAGACCGAGCCGTGCCAGGCCATTGGGAAGGTGACCTGATCATTGGACTCAATCGCTCGGCAGTCGGCACGCTGGTCGAGCGCACCACACGGTTCACCATGCTTGTCCATCTGCCTCGCGAACAAGGCTACGGCACCCTCCCGCGGAAGAAGAACGGTCCTCCTTTAGCCGGGTACGGGGCAGTGAGCATGAAAAACGCGTTGTCGAAGACTGTTGCGGAACTGCCCGAGCATCTGCGAAAGTCACTCACCTGGGATCGAGGCAAAGAGCTCTCAGCTCATTCTCAGTTCACCGTCGAATCTGGAGTACCAGTCTATTTCGCAGACCCACGTAGCCCCTGGCAACGCGGCACGAACGAGAACACCAATGGGCTGCTACGGCAATACTTCCCCAAAGGCACCGATCTCTCACGATGGGGCGCTGAAGAAGTCGCAGCCATCGCTCACACCCTCAACACCAGGCCGCGAAAGACCCTGGGATGGAGAACCCCAGCTGAAGCGTTCGAAGATTATCTAGAATCAGTACAACAACCGAGTGTTGCTACCACCGATTGA
- a CDS encoding beta/alpha barrel domain-containing protein has product MFGTKMRSVIKLPGDGVGSVVEQQFGLARQILVTGLVPIIEPEVDIRSPRKAEVEDQLKAAILAQLDKLGDDQSVILKVTLPEGADFYREFVDHPRVIRVLALSGGYTRAQATTLLARNHGVIASFSRALTEGLSTAQSPAQFNAVLDEAINAIATASRT; this is encoded by the coding sequence ATGTTCGGGACGAAGATGCGCTCGGTCATCAAGCTGCCCGGGGACGGGGTGGGCTCCGTCGTGGAGCAGCAGTTCGGGCTCGCCCGTCAGATCCTCGTTACCGGGCTGGTGCCCATCATCGAGCCCGAGGTGGATATCCGCAGCCCCCGCAAGGCCGAGGTGGAGGACCAGCTCAAGGCGGCAATCCTCGCCCAACTGGACAAGCTCGGAGACGACCAGTCGGTCATCCTCAAAGTGACGCTGCCGGAGGGGGCGGACTTCTACCGCGAGTTCGTGGACCATCCCCGAGTGATCCGCGTCCTGGCCCTGTCGGGCGGCTATACCCGGGCCCAGGCCACCACCCTGCTGGCCCGCAACCACGGCGTGATCGCCAGCTTCTCCCGCGCCCTGACCGAAGGGCTGAGTACGGCCCAGAGCCCAGCGCAGTTCAATGCGGTGTTGGATGAGGCCATCAACGCGATCGCGACGGCCTCTCGCACCTGA
- a CDS encoding type II glyceraldehyde-3-phosphate dehydrogenase, translating to MQDKIKVAVNGYGVIGKRVADAVRAQEDMALVGVSDVIADYRIATAAGKGIPVYASTEQALPVMADAGLPVVGGLHDLLENVDVVVDCTPAQVGAGNLELYRAHGVKSVFQGGEKHDLTGHSFVAHANYATALGRDSTRVVSCNTTATVRALTALKDVGLLSKARGVLIRRATDPWESDHSGIMNTIVPEGRIPSHQGPDAQSVVPDLDVVTMAAKGAHTQNHLHYWTIELTRPAEKQEVLEAFRAMPRIAFVRRSDGVVAVNSTVELMEDLGRPRGDMYEVALWEDILTVDGNELYYTYTVDNQAIVVPENIDAIRALTGTVDDGGESIRRTDRALGVRQDFVRSSVAAR from the coding sequence ATGCAGGACAAGATCAAGGTCGCGGTGAACGGGTACGGGGTCATCGGCAAACGCGTCGCCGACGCGGTCCGGGCCCAGGAGGACATGGCGCTGGTGGGAGTCAGTGACGTCATCGCTGACTACCGGATCGCGACTGCGGCCGGGAAGGGTATCCCCGTCTACGCCTCTACCGAGCAGGCCCTACCGGTGATGGCGGATGCCGGCCTTCCCGTCGTCGGAGGCCTGCACGACCTGCTCGAGAACGTTGACGTCGTGGTGGACTGCACCCCGGCCCAGGTGGGCGCCGGCAACCTGGAGCTCTACCGTGCCCACGGGGTCAAATCCGTGTTCCAGGGCGGGGAGAAGCACGATCTCACCGGCCACTCCTTCGTCGCCCACGCCAACTACGCCACCGCCCTGGGCCGGGACAGCACCCGGGTGGTGTCCTGCAATACCACCGCCACCGTCCGGGCCCTTACCGCGCTGAAGGACGTCGGACTGCTGTCCAAGGCCCGGGGGGTGCTCATCCGCCGGGCCACCGATCCGTGGGAATCGGACCATTCCGGGATCATGAACACCATCGTCCCCGAGGGCCGAATCCCCAGCCATCAGGGGCCCGACGCCCAGTCGGTGGTCCCGGACCTGGACGTGGTCACCATGGCCGCCAAGGGAGCCCACACTCAGAACCACCTGCACTACTGGACGATCGAGCTCACCCGCCCGGCCGAAAAGCAGGAGGTGTTGGAGGCGTTCCGGGCGATGCCGCGGATCGCCTTCGTCCGGCGCTCGGACGGCGTCGTGGCGGTCAATAGCACCGTGGAACTCATGGAGGACCTGGGCCGGCCCCGGGGTGATATGTATGAGGTGGCCCTCTGGGAAGACATCCTCACCGTGGACGGCAACGAGCTGTACTACACCTACACGGTGGACAACCAGGCGATCGTCGTCCCCGAGAACATCGACGCGATCCGGGCCCTCACCGGAACCGTCGACGACGGCGGCGAGTCCATCCGGCGCACCGACCGCGCCTTGGGGGTGCGCCAGGACTTCGTGCGCTCCTCGGTGGCTGCCCGTTGA
- a CDS encoding DUF305 domain-containing protein: protein MKRTMTLTALALASALTLTACGTGAQDENAGAEASATATSSAPAATPAATATATPSTTATGSAEEVSAEHNDADVMFAQMMIPHHQQAVEMSEMLLAKDDVPAEVAAFAQKVIDAQGPEIKRMNSMLTAWGQDPVDTDGMDGMEGMDHGGMSGMMSEEDMTALDQAQGTEAARLYLEQMTAHHKGAVDMAKDEAKDGQNPQAVQLAEQVIADQEAEITEMQQMLDKL from the coding sequence ATGAAACGCACCATGACGCTGACCGCCCTGGCCCTGGCCTCCGCCCTGACCTTGACCGCCTGCGGCACCGGCGCCCAGGACGAGAACGCCGGCGCTGAGGCCTCGGCCACTGCGACCAGCTCCGCCCCGGCCGCCACCCCTGCGGCCACGGCCACCGCGACACCGTCCACCACGGCGACCGGTTCGGCTGAGGAGGTCTCCGCCGAGCACAACGACGCGGACGTGATGTTCGCCCAAATGATGATCCCGCACCACCAGCAGGCCGTTGAGATGAGCGAGATGCTGCTGGCCAAGGATGACGTCCCGGCGGAGGTGGCCGCGTTCGCCCAGAAGGTCATCGACGCCCAGGGGCCGGAGATCAAGCGCATGAACTCCATGCTCACCGCCTGGGGCCAAGACCCCGTGGACACGGACGGCATGGACGGTATGGAGGGCATGGACCACGGCGGGATGTCCGGGATGATGTCCGAGGAGGACATGACCGCCCTCGACCAGGCCCAGGGCACCGAGGCCGCCCGGTTGTACCTGGAGCAGATGACCGCCCACCACAAGGGCGCCGTGGACATGGCCAAGGACGAGGCCAAGGACGGCCAGAACCCGCAGGCCGTGCAGCTCGCCGAGCAGGTCATCGCCGACCAGGAGGCCGAGATCACCGAAATGCAACAGATGCTCGACAAGCTCTGA
- a CDS encoding copper-translocating P-type ATPase: MSTPHHHDHPTDQTAEHPDPNPHAGHANHTDHAAHHPADAATHGQAMPQGHAHSALDEDHQVHDHGQHAGHSTAMFKNRFWVSLVLSIPVVFFSHMVGQLLGYHVPEFPGSAWIAPVLGTVIYLYGGMPFLKGGLTELRARQPGMMLLIAMAITVAFVASWVTTLGIGDLMLDFWWELALLVVIMLLGHWMEMRALGAASSALDALAALLPEEAEKVVDGDTITVPITELAVGDVVLVRAGARVPADGTILEGAAEFDEAMITGESKPVLRQAGDTVVAGTVATDNTVRVKVAAVGTDTTLAGIQRMVADAQESSSRAQALADRAAALLFWFALVAAIITAIVWTAIGQPTDAVTRTVTVLVIACPHALGLAIPLVIALSTEKAAKSGVLIKDRMALERMRTIDVVLFDKTGTLTEGAHVVTAVTAMPGVSEAELLAVAAAAEADSEHPVARAIVTAAGQHPQASTLRKRGTDFSAAMGRGVRATVDGSEILVGGPNMLRELNLTMPAEITEHTASWTARGAGVLHVLREGSVIGAVAVEDKVRPESRAAVAALHARGIKVAMITGDARQVAEAVGADLGIDEVFAEVLPQDKDTKVTELQSRGLSVAMVGDGVNDAPALARAEVGIAIGAGTDVAMESAGVVLASNDPRAVLSMIELSQASYTKMIQNLVWATGYNVLAVPLAAGVLAPIGFVLSPAVGAILMSASTIVVALNAQLLRRINLDPGHLAPLGAPRPEAALQPATS, translated from the coding sequence ATGAGCACACCGCACCACCACGATCACCCCACCGACCAGACCGCCGAACACCCAGACCCGAACCCCCACGCCGGCCACGCCAACCACACCGACCATGCCGCCCACCACCCCGCGGACGCGGCCACCCACGGTCAGGCCATGCCGCAGGGTCACGCCCACTCGGCCCTGGACGAGGACCACCAGGTCCACGACCACGGTCAGCACGCCGGGCATTCCACCGCGATGTTCAAGAACCGGTTCTGGGTCTCACTGGTGCTCTCCATCCCGGTGGTGTTCTTCAGCCACATGGTCGGGCAGCTGCTGGGCTACCACGTCCCCGAGTTCCCGGGCTCGGCGTGGATCGCCCCGGTGCTGGGCACCGTGATCTACCTCTATGGCGGCATGCCCTTCCTGAAGGGCGGGCTGACCGAGTTGCGCGCCCGCCAGCCCGGGATGATGCTGCTGATCGCGATGGCCATCACGGTGGCCTTCGTCGCCTCCTGGGTCACGACCCTGGGCATCGGGGACCTGATGCTGGACTTCTGGTGGGAGCTGGCGCTGCTGGTGGTCATCATGCTGCTGGGCCACTGGATGGAGATGCGCGCCCTGGGCGCGGCCTCCTCCGCCTTGGACGCGCTGGCGGCGCTGCTGCCGGAGGAGGCCGAGAAGGTCGTGGACGGTGATACCATCACCGTGCCGATCACCGAGTTGGCCGTGGGCGATGTGGTGCTAGTGCGGGCCGGGGCCCGGGTGCCGGCCGACGGGACCATCCTCGAGGGCGCCGCGGAGTTCGACGAGGCGATGATCACCGGGGAGTCGAAGCCCGTGCTGCGCCAGGCCGGGGACACGGTGGTCGCTGGGACCGTGGCCACCGACAACACCGTGCGGGTGAAGGTGGCCGCCGTCGGGACCGACACGACCCTGGCCGGGATCCAGCGGATGGTCGCCGACGCCCAGGAATCCTCCTCCCGCGCCCAGGCGTTGGCCGACCGGGCGGCGGCCCTGCTGTTCTGGTTCGCCCTGGTCGCGGCGATCATCACCGCGATCGTGTGGACCGCGATCGGCCAGCCCACCGACGCGGTCACCCGCACCGTGACCGTGCTGGTCATCGCCTGCCCGCACGCCCTGGGCCTGGCCATCCCGCTGGTGATCGCCCTCTCCACGGAGAAGGCCGCCAAGTCCGGGGTCCTGATCAAGGACCGGATGGCCCTGGAGCGGATGCGCACCATCGACGTGGTCCTGTTCGACAAGACCGGCACCCTGACCGAGGGCGCCCACGTCGTCACCGCCGTCACCGCGATGCCCGGCGTGTCCGAGGCAGAACTGCTGGCGGTGGCCGCCGCGGCCGAGGCTGACAGCGAGCACCCCGTGGCCCGGGCCATCGTCACCGCCGCCGGGCAGCACCCGCAGGCCAGCACGTTGCGCAAGCGCGGCACGGACTTCAGTGCTGCCATGGGCCGCGGGGTGCGCGCCACCGTGGACGGCTCCGAGATCCTCGTCGGGGGCCCGAACATGCTGCGCGAGCTTAACCTGACCATGCCGGCGGAGATCACTGAGCACACCGCCTCCTGGACCGCGCGCGGGGCCGGGGTGTTGCACGTGCTGCGCGAGGGGTCCGTTATCGGCGCGGTCGCCGTGGAGGACAAGGTCCGTCCCGAGTCCCGGGCCGCCGTGGCCGCCCTGCACGCCCGCGGCATCAAGGTCGCGATGATCACCGGCGATGCCCGCCAGGTCGCCGAGGCCGTCGGGGCGGACCTGGGCATCGACGAGGTCTTCGCCGAGGTCCTCCCCCAGGACAAGGACACCAAGGTCACCGAGTTGCAGTCCCGGGGACTGTCCGTGGCCATGGTGGGCGACGGCGTCAACGACGCCCCGGCACTGGCGCGGGCCGAGGTCGGCATCGCCATCGGCGCCGGCACCGACGTGGCCATGGAGTCCGCCGGCGTTGTGCTGGCCAGCAACGACCCCCGCGCGGTGCTGTCGATGATCGAGCTCTCCCAGGCCAGCTACACCAAGATGATCCAGAACCTGGTGTGGGCCACCGGCTACAACGTGCTCGCCGTGCCGCTGGCCGCCGGCGTGCTCGCCCCGATCGGGTTCGTGCTCTCCCCCGCGGTGGGCGCGATCCTGATGTCCGCCTCCACCATCGTGGTCGCCCTCAACGCCCAACTGCTGCGCCGGATCAACCTGGACCCGGGCCACCTGGCCCCCCTCGGCGCCCCCCGGCCGGAGGCTGCCCTTCAACCCGCGACCTCCTGA
- a CDS encoding heavy-metal-associated domain-containing protein: MTESARTPLPGATNGCSCCAPAADATAPAGRQSAGPTGTSAGDATYQVEGMTCGHCVGSVAEAVSALDGVDDVRVELVAGGASPVTVTGPASADSVRTAIEAAGYRVRI; this comes from the coding sequence ATGACCGAATCCGCCCGCACCCCGCTGCCGGGGGCCACCAACGGCTGCTCGTGCTGCGCCCCAGCCGCCGACGCCACCGCCCCCGCCGGGCGCCAGAGTGCCGGCCCAACCGGGACGAGCGCCGGCGACGCGACCTACCAGGTGGAGGGCATGACCTGCGGACACTGCGTGGGCTCCGTCGCCGAGGCCGTGAGCGCCCTGGACGGGGTGGACGATGTCCGGGTCGAACTGGTCGCCGGCGGGGCCTCCCCCGTCACCGTGACCGGGCCCGCCTCCGCGGACTCCGTGCGGACCGCCATCGAAGCGGCCGGCTACCGCGTCCGGATCTAA
- a CDS encoding sensor histidine kinase produces MTGRRRYQGLAARFFLAQLLVVGASVLAAVVVASLAGPPLFHEHLEQAGARHDAAQVLHVEQAYRDANFWTLGVALATALICCLALTWHVARRIQSPINALTQAAKAMAGGRYDTRVPAIGAGTEVEELAGSFNTMAARLQRTEDTRRRMLSDLAHELRTPVSVLTVYHEALQDGVSHWDEPTGELMGEQLARLTRLVEDINDVSRAEEGRIELDRSPQGVSGLLHAATEAHKEAYATKGVALTMDADPGLVVDVDRQRMGQVLGNLLTNALRHTPAGGRVTLEARQSPSGVTLSVTDTGEGISPEHLPHVFERFYRGDTARDRDHGGSGVGLAISRALIQTHGGTLSATSTTAGATFTIDLPTKQPPPTSPPTGAPVYPP; encoded by the coding sequence ATGACCGGCCGGCGGCGCTACCAAGGATTAGCGGCCCGGTTCTTCCTCGCCCAGCTGCTGGTGGTGGGGGCCAGCGTGCTGGCCGCGGTGGTGGTGGCCTCCCTGGCCGGCCCACCACTGTTCCACGAGCACCTGGAACAGGCCGGGGCCAGACACGATGCAGCCCAGGTGCTGCACGTGGAGCAGGCCTACCGGGACGCCAATTTCTGGACCCTGGGCGTGGCTCTGGCCACGGCCTTGATCTGTTGTCTGGCATTGACCTGGCATGTCGCCCGCCGGATCCAGAGTCCGATCAACGCCCTGACCCAGGCGGCCAAGGCCATGGCCGGTGGACGGTACGACACCCGCGTGCCGGCCATAGGCGCCGGCACCGAGGTGGAGGAGCTGGCAGGGTCTTTCAACACCATGGCCGCACGGCTTCAGCGCACCGAGGACACCCGTCGACGGATGCTCTCGGACCTGGCCCACGAGCTGCGCACCCCCGTCTCCGTGCTGACCGTCTACCACGAGGCCCTGCAAGACGGGGTGTCCCACTGGGACGAGCCCACCGGTGAGCTGATGGGCGAGCAGCTGGCCCGGTTGACCCGGCTGGTGGAGGACATCAACGACGTCTCCCGCGCCGAGGAGGGCCGGATCGAACTGGACCGCAGCCCCCAAGGGGTCAGCGGGCTGCTGCATGCCGCGACCGAGGCCCACAAGGAGGCCTACGCCACCAAGGGCGTGGCCCTGACCATGGACGCCGATCCGGGCCTGGTCGTGGACGTGGACCGCCAGCGCATGGGCCAGGTCCTGGGCAACCTGCTCACCAACGCCCTGCGCCACACCCCGGCCGGGGGCCGGGTCACCCTCGAGGCCCGACAAAGCCCGTCCGGGGTCACGCTCAGCGTCACCGACACCGGGGAGGGGATCTCTCCCGAGCACCTGCCGCACGTCTTCGAACGCTTCTACCGCGGGGACACCGCCCGCGACCGTGACCACGGCGGCTCCGGGGTCGGCCTGGCCATCTCCCGAGCTCTCATCCAGACCCACGGCGGCACCCTGAGCGCCACCTCCACCACGGCCGGGGCGACATTCACCATCGACCTGCCCACCAAGCAGCCCCCCCCGACCAGCCCACCTACCGGCGCACCCGTTTATCCACCGTGA
- a CDS encoding response regulator transcription factor: MLVVDDEKPLARMVATYLERAGYEVALTHTGPAAVQAARVHEPDVMVLDLGLPGLDGIEVCRRVRAFSECYVLMLTARGHEHHRLEGLAVGADDYITKPFSVRELVARVGAVMRRPRTTVSAPEPERVCGDLVIDLAAHEARVSGQVVQLTRTEFDLLAALSGRPHQAFSRRQLIDIVWDPAWVGDERLVDVHIKNLRRKLDADPARYIDTVRGVGYRMAEQ; the protein is encoded by the coding sequence GTGTTGGTGGTCGATGACGAGAAGCCGCTGGCGCGCATGGTGGCCACCTACCTGGAGCGGGCCGGCTACGAGGTGGCCCTCACCCACACCGGCCCGGCCGCAGTGCAGGCCGCCCGGGTTCACGAGCCCGACGTGATGGTCCTGGACCTGGGCCTGCCCGGGCTGGACGGGATCGAGGTGTGCCGGCGGGTGCGGGCCTTCTCCGAGTGCTATGTGCTGATGCTCACCGCCCGCGGCCATGAGCACCACCGGTTGGAGGGATTGGCGGTGGGGGCCGATGACTACATCACCAAACCCTTCAGCGTCCGGGAGCTGGTCGCCCGGGTGGGGGCGGTCATGCGCCGGCCGCGCACAACGGTGTCAGCCCCCGAACCGGAACGGGTCTGCGGTGACCTGGTCATCGACCTGGCCGCCCACGAGGCCCGCGTGTCGGGCCAGGTGGTGCAACTAACGCGCACGGAGTTCGACCTGCTGGCCGCCTTGTCGGGGCGCCCGCACCAGGCCTTCTCCCGGCGCCAGCTGATCGATATCGTATGGGACCCGGCCTGGGTGGGCGATGAACGGCTCGTGGACGTGCACATCAAGAACCTGCGCCGCAAGCTCGACGCGGACCCGGCCCGCTATATCGACACCGTCCGCGGGGTCGGCTACCGGATGGCGGAGCAATGA
- a CDS encoding F510_1955 family glycosylhydrolase codes for MTPLTRRTLIAGGLTLLGAGTLTACAAPNPATSPAAGTGTQGTSTAITHVHALTRDPESGEVLLATHQGLFRLQDGELTQVGPVVDFMSFTLTPEGRYLASGHPAPRTDLPEPLGLAESTDRGQSWTVLSRGGASDFHALAAGPNGVLGFDGQLRASTDGLTWQSLEIPVAPASLAISPQTGTVLATTETGMFRSTDHGATWTILDTPQLMHLVAWADDTTAVGAGTEGHLLTSTDAGDTWTASDRPVGTATALGTGITDDGQTEALLVVGSTVLSTTDGGNTTESLL; via the coding sequence ATGACCCCCCTGACCCGCAGAACCCTGATCGCCGGCGGGCTGACCCTGCTCGGCGCTGGCACCCTCACCGCCTGCGCCGCGCCGAACCCCGCGACATCCCCGGCGGCCGGCACCGGCACGCAGGGCACCAGCACGGCCATCACCCACGTCCATGCCCTCACCCGGGACCCCGAGTCCGGTGAGGTGCTGCTGGCCACCCACCAGGGCCTGTTCCGGCTCCAGGACGGGGAGCTGACCCAGGTCGGTCCGGTCGTGGACTTCATGAGTTTCACCCTGACTCCCGAGGGCCGCTACCTGGCCTCGGGTCACCCCGCGCCGCGCACCGACCTGCCCGAGCCGCTGGGCCTGGCCGAGTCCACCGACCGGGGCCAGAGCTGGACGGTGCTCTCCCGCGGCGGCGCATCCGATTTCCACGCCCTGGCCGCCGGCCCGAACGGGGTCCTCGGCTTCGATGGGCAACTGCGCGCCAGCACCGACGGCCTCACCTGGCAGAGCCTTGAGATCCCCGTCGCCCCGGCATCGCTGGCGATCTCCCCCCAAACCGGGACCGTGCTGGCCACCACCGAAACCGGCATGTTCCGCTCGACCGACCACGGCGCGACCTGGACCATCCTGGACACCCCCCAGCTGATGCACCTGGTCGCCTGGGCCGATGACACCACCGCCGTGGGCGCCGGCACCGAGGGACACCTGCTGACCAGCACCGACGCCGGCGACACCTGGACCGCCAGCGACCGCCCTGTCGGCACGGCCACCGCCCTGGGAACGGGCATCACCGACGACGGGCAGACCGAAGCACTGCTGGTCGTCGGCTCGACCGTGCTGTCCACCACGGACGGCGGGAACACCACCGAATCGCTGCTGTGA